A stretch of the Capsicum annuum cultivar UCD-10X-F1 chromosome 10, UCD10Xv1.1, whole genome shotgun sequence genome encodes the following:
- the LOC107843784 gene encoding asparagine--tRNA ligase, cytoplasmic 1, with amino-acid sequence MSADTVEEARFSQRVPIRSIVSLPDGGAGLAGQVIKIGGWVKTGREQGKGAFAFLEVNDGSCPANLQVIVDAEVHKLSELVPTGTCVHVEGELKVPPEGAKQKIELRVKKVLSVGTVDAAKYPLPKTKLTLEFLRDFVHLRSRTNTISAVARIRNALAYATHTFFQNERFLYIHTPIITTSDCEGAGEMFQVTSLLSEAEKLEKDLKENPAPSEADINAAEQLVKEKGEAVAQLKASKGTMEKTDANIADINKQISAAVAELQRAKENRDKLQERFKLGERCRLSAGIPKKDGKVDYAEDFFGRQAFLTVSGQLQVETYACAHTGVYTFGPTFRAEQSHTTRHLAEFWMVEPEIAFADIKNVMDCAEAYVKFLCQWLLDHCLDDMEFITKFIDKDALSRLRMVASSNFHRITYTEAIKILEGAAKVKKFENKVEWGIDLASEHERYLTEEHFKAPVIVYNYPKGIKAFYMKVNEDKKTVAAMDLLVPKVGELIGGSQREEDYEVLRSRILDLGLPLEPYEWYLDLRSYGTVKHGGFGLGFERMILFATGIENIRDVIPFPRYPGRADL; translated from the exons atgTCAGCCGACACCGTAGAAGAAGCCAGATTTTCTCAACGAGTTCCGATCCGATCAATCGTCAGCCTTCCAGACGGCGGCGCAGGACTCGCCGGACAAGTCATCAAAATCGGCGGTTGGGTAAAAACGGGAAGAGAACAAGGAAAAGGTGCCTTCGCTTTTCTCGAAGTGAATGACGGTTCATGTCCGGCGAATTTACAAGTAATCGTTGATGCTGAAGTGCATAAACTTAGTGAATTGGTACCTACGGGGACTTGCGTACATGTTGAAGGGGAATTGAAAGTTCCGCCGGAAGGTGCGAAGCAGAAAATTGAACTTAGGGTTAAGAAAGTGTTGTCTGTTGGTACTGTTGATGCTGCTAAGTATCCATTGCCGAAGACGAAATTGACGCTGGAGTTTCTGAGAGATTTTGTTCATCTTCGATCCCGAACGAACACG aTCTCTGCCGTAGCAAGAATCCGTAATGCATTAGCTTATGCCACTCATACGTTCTTCCAGAACGAGAGGTTTCTTTATATCCACACACCAATCATCACAACAAGTGATTGTGAGGGTGCTGGTGAGATGTTTCAAGTTACTAGTTTGCTAAGCGAAGCTGAAAAGTTGGAGAAGGATCTGAAAGAGAATCCTGCTCCTTCAGAAGCTGACATTAACGCTGCTGAGCAACTTGTCAAAGAGAAAGGTGAGGCAGTTGCTCAGCTTAAAGCTAGTAAGGGGACCATGGAGAAAACCGATGCCAATATTGCGGACATCAACAAGCAAATCAGTGCTGCAGTTGCTGAGCTACAAAGAGCAAAAGAGAATCGCGATAAGTTGCAAGAGAGATTTAAATTGGGAGAAAGATGTAGACTGTCTGCTGGTATTCCTAAAAAAGATGGGAAGGTTGATTACGCTGAGGATTTCTTTGGACGACAAGCTTTCTTGACAGTGTCTGGCCAACTCCAAGTTGAGACCTATGCATGTGCACACACTGGTGTGTATACTTTTGGACCAACTTTTCGGGCCGAACAGTCCCACACTACTCGGCATCTTGCAGAGTTCTGGATGGTGGAGCCTGAAATTGCTTTTGCTGATATCAAG AATGTTATGGATTGTGCTGAGGCATATGTGAAGTTTCTGTGTCAGTGGTTACTCGACCATTGCCTTGATGACATGGAATTTATAACTAAATTTATAGATAAAGATGCTCTGAGTAGACTTAGAATGGTTGCCTCATCGAACTTCCATCGGATAACTTATACAGAGGCCATAAAGATTCTCGAGGGAGCAGCTAAAGtgaagaaatttgaaaataaagtaGAATGGGGGATTGACTTAGCATCTGAGCATGAAAG ATATTTGACTGAAGAGCATTTTAAGGCACCTGTTATTGTGTACAACTACCCCAAAGGGATAAAAGCATTTTACATGAAGGTGAATGAAGACAAGAAGACAGTTGCTGCCATGGATCTTCTTGTACCAAAG GTGGGTGAACTAATTGGAGGAAGCCAAAGAGAAGAGGATTATGAGGTCCTCAGATCAAG GATACTGGACTTGGGTCTACCACTAGAGCCATATGAGTGGTATCTGGACCTGAGGAGCTATGGTACTGTAAAACACGGTGGTTTTGGTTTAGGCTTTGAGCGAATGATTCTGTTTGCCACCGGGATAGAGAACATTCGGGATGTCATTCCCTTCCCTAGATATCCAGGGAGAGCCGATCTTTAA
- the LOC107843783 gene encoding polypyrimidine tract-binding protein homolog 3 isoform X1, with protein MTEPSKVIHVRNVGHEISENDLLQLFQPFGVITKLVMLRAKNQALLQMQDISAAVNAIQFYSNVQPSIRGRNVYVQFSSHQELTTVEQSSQGRGDEPNRILLVTIHHVLYPITVDVLHQVFSPHGVVEKIVTFQKSAGFQALIQYQLLQTAISARSSLQGRNIYDGCCQLDIQFSNLDELQVNYNNERSRDYTNPNLPAEQKGKSPQQGYGDAGAMYSVQGSGPRGVGFPQMGNAAAIAAAFPSGLPPGISGTNDRCTVLVSNVDPDRIDEDKLFNLFSLYGNIVRIKILRNKPDHALVQMGDGFQAELAVHFLKGAMLFGQRLEVNYSKHPNIITGPETRDYSNSNLNRFNRNAAKNYRYCCSPTKMIHLSTLPQDVTEEEIVVHVEEHGPIVNTKLFEMNGKKQALVLFESEEQATEALVCKHATSLDGSIIRISFSQLQSI; from the exons ATGACTGAGCCGTCAAAGGTCATTCATGTTCGCAACGTGGGCCACGAGATCTCAGAG aatgaCTTGCTTCAGCTATTTCAGCCCTTTGGAGTCATTACCAAACTTGTAATGCTCAGGGCAAAAAATCAG GCCCTCTTGCAAATGCAAGACATTTCTGCTGCTGTAAATGCAATACAGTTTTATTCAAATGTTCAACCCAGCATAAG GGGAAGAAATGTTTATGTACAGTTCTCATCTCATCAAGAACTGACAACTGTGGAGCAGAGTTCGCAAGGGCGAGGGGATGAG CCTAATCGAATTCTGTTAGTTACAATACATCACGTGCTTTATCCTATAACTGTGGATGTGCTGCATCAAGTTTTTTCACCCCACGGAGTTGTTGAGAAGATTGTGACATTTCAGAAGTCGGCTG gttttcaagctttaattCAGTACCAGCTACTTCAGACTGCTATTTCTGCTAGGAGCTCTCTCCAG GGACGTAATATATATGATGGCTGCTGTCAGCTTGACATACAATTCTCAAA CCTGGATGAATTGCAAGTGAATTACAACAACGAGCGCTCTAG GGACTACACCAACCCAAATTTACCAGCTGAGCAGAAGGGCAAATCTCCTCAA CAAGGATATGGAGATGCAGGAGCCATGTACTCTGTGCAAGGTTCTGGGCCTCGTGGAG TTGGATTTCCTCAG ATGGGAAATGCTGCAGCCATTGCAGCTGCTTTTCCTAGCGGTTTGCCCCCTGGCATAAGCGGGACAAATGACCGGTGTACTGTTCTTGTATCTAACGTAGATCCAGAT AGAATAGACGAGGACAAGCTTTTTAATCTGTTCTCCCTTTATGGAAACATTGTCAGAATTAAAATCCTACGGAATAAACCAGATCATGCTCTGGTTCAGATGGGTGATGGCTTCCAGGCAGAGCTTGCTGTGCACTTTTTGAAG GGTGCCATGTTATTTGGCCAGCGGTTGGAAGTCAACTATTCGAAGCACCCAAATATTATCACTGGACCAGAGACCCGCGACTACTCAAACTCAAATCTCAATCGTTTCAACAGGAACGCTGCTAAAAACTACCGGTATTGTTGTTCCCCTACCAAGATGATCCATCTCTCAACCTTGCCCCAGGACGTGACAGAAGAAGAGATTGTGGTCCACGTAGAGGAGCATGGTCCCATTGTGAACACAAAGCTTTTCGAAATGAATGGAAAGAAGCAGGCTCTTGTTCTTTTCGAAAGTGAGGAGCAGGCAACTGAGGCACTGGTGTGTAAACATGCCACATCTCTCGATGGCTCGATCATTCGGATTTCATTTTCTCAGCTACAAAGCATATGA
- the LOC107843783 gene encoding polypyrimidine tract-binding protein homolog 3 isoform X2: MQDISAAVNAIQFYSNVQPSIRGRNVYVQFSSHQELTTVEQSSQGRGDEPNRILLVTIHHVLYPITVDVLHQVFSPHGVVEKIVTFQKSAGFQALIQYQLLQTAISARSSLQGRNIYDGCCQLDIQFSNLDELQVNYNNERSRDYTNPNLPAEQKGKSPQQGYGDAGAMYSVQGSGPRGVGFPQMGNAAAIAAAFPSGLPPGISGTNDRCTVLVSNVDPDRIDEDKLFNLFSLYGNIVRIKILRNKPDHALVQMGDGFQAELAVHFLKGAMLFGQRLEVNYSKHPNIITGPETRDYSNSNLNRFNRNAAKNYRYCCSPTKMIHLSTLPQDVTEEEIVVHVEEHGPIVNTKLFEMNGKKQALVLFESEEQATEALVCKHATSLDGSIIRISFSQLQSI; this comes from the exons ATGCAAGACATTTCTGCTGCTGTAAATGCAATACAGTTTTATTCAAATGTTCAACCCAGCATAAG GGGAAGAAATGTTTATGTACAGTTCTCATCTCATCAAGAACTGACAACTGTGGAGCAGAGTTCGCAAGGGCGAGGGGATGAG CCTAATCGAATTCTGTTAGTTACAATACATCACGTGCTTTATCCTATAACTGTGGATGTGCTGCATCAAGTTTTTTCACCCCACGGAGTTGTTGAGAAGATTGTGACATTTCAGAAGTCGGCTG gttttcaagctttaattCAGTACCAGCTACTTCAGACTGCTATTTCTGCTAGGAGCTCTCTCCAG GGACGTAATATATATGATGGCTGCTGTCAGCTTGACATACAATTCTCAAA CCTGGATGAATTGCAAGTGAATTACAACAACGAGCGCTCTAG GGACTACACCAACCCAAATTTACCAGCTGAGCAGAAGGGCAAATCTCCTCAA CAAGGATATGGAGATGCAGGAGCCATGTACTCTGTGCAAGGTTCTGGGCCTCGTGGAG TTGGATTTCCTCAG ATGGGAAATGCTGCAGCCATTGCAGCTGCTTTTCCTAGCGGTTTGCCCCCTGGCATAAGCGGGACAAATGACCGGTGTACTGTTCTTGTATCTAACGTAGATCCAGAT AGAATAGACGAGGACAAGCTTTTTAATCTGTTCTCCCTTTATGGAAACATTGTCAGAATTAAAATCCTACGGAATAAACCAGATCATGCTCTGGTTCAGATGGGTGATGGCTTCCAGGCAGAGCTTGCTGTGCACTTTTTGAAG GGTGCCATGTTATTTGGCCAGCGGTTGGAAGTCAACTATTCGAAGCACCCAAATATTATCACTGGACCAGAGACCCGCGACTACTCAAACTCAAATCTCAATCGTTTCAACAGGAACGCTGCTAAAAACTACCGGTATTGTTGTTCCCCTACCAAGATGATCCATCTCTCAACCTTGCCCCAGGACGTGACAGAAGAAGAGATTGTGGTCCACGTAGAGGAGCATGGTCCCATTGTGAACACAAAGCTTTTCGAAATGAATGGAAAGAAGCAGGCTCTTGTTCTTTTCGAAAGTGAGGAGCAGGCAACTGAGGCACTGGTGTGTAAACATGCCACATCTCTCGATGGCTCGATCATTCGGATTTCATTTTCTCAGCTACAAAGCATATGA